In Leptospiraceae bacterium, the following are encoded in one genomic region:
- a CDS encoding TerB N-terminal domain-containing protein, which produces MSIFDIFKKSEKKEVQISAPKKEIAESARTTISLHEDLEGLVWIGDGKFKNYSREVVHQSSFEVDGTKFTYSFMGADEPSLVFTEQKISIPENETLIERPSYYPSYSQLSPEQKWIYLKLLSNPYDTGIDIGYVFILYYGLERHLLCGDFENAFRVILKLRDVHSNKSFQAYSANALILTSMLHKRGEMILEFMNSIDKEYELTAISDNLYLICCYSFNIPLLPKDVIRMAKTFEFKNNNYIKKYPEIFEKCLIDVMMEQLKSNKVEINNYITKTELKKLRTDSAPIFANTSINENTYPVPIFSDNFKLKKEMNILLETTHENVKQKLAAMKKSGIEIPVSESPKKKEKILVFNKDQESELIQGLERNQNSAFAKHFSYIQLQDFYYKYRELSTEYINKCIEYCFLDISNLNEMQKDFFQKEVERIKQFSKFEDDGFEQRKIERIRKEGFIGNIPAFNRLAIIFEKQGDFEKAIEICDSAIAYGQSVESFKDKKEKLLKKVNAKS; this is translated from the coding sequence ATGTCAATTTTCGATATATTTAAAAAAAGTGAAAAAAAGGAAGTCCAAATTAGTGCTCCCAAAAAAGAAATAGCTGAAAGTGCTCGCACGACTATTTCTCTTCATGAGGATTTAGAAGGATTAGTTTGGATAGGCGACGGCAAATTTAAAAACTATTCTAGAGAAGTAGTGCATCAGAGTAGCTTTGAAGTAGACGGAACCAAATTTACTTATTCATTTATGGGAGCAGATGAGCCGAGTTTAGTATTTACAGAACAAAAGATTTCTATTCCAGAAAATGAAACATTAATTGAGCGACCTTCATATTATCCAAGTTATTCTCAACTGTCACCTGAACAAAAATGGATTTATTTAAAATTATTGTCGAATCCTTACGATACAGGAATAGACATCGGATATGTTTTCATTTTATATTATGGTTTAGAAAGGCATCTTTTGTGTGGAGATTTTGAAAACGCATTTAGAGTAATATTGAAATTACGCGACGTTCATTCAAACAAATCTTTTCAAGCATATTCCGCAAACGCTCTTATTTTAACTAGTATGTTGCACAAGCGTGGAGAGATGATTCTTGAGTTTATGAATTCCATTGACAAGGAGTATGAATTAACGGCTATCTCTGATAACCTGTATTTAATTTGCTGCTACAGTTTTAACATACCCTTGCTTCCTAAAGATGTAATCCGTATGGCAAAGACATTTGAATTTAAAAATAACAACTATATTAAAAAATATCCGGAAATTTTTGAAAAATGTTTAATAGATGTTATGATGGAACAATTAAAAAGTAATAAGGTAGAGATAAATAATTATATAACCAAAACAGAACTGAAGAAACTAAGAACCGACAGTGCTCCTATATTCGCAAATACATCGATAAATGAAAATACATATCCTGTTCCAATATTTAGTGATAACTTTAAACTTAAAAAAGAAATGAATATTCTTTTGGAAACTACACATGAGAACGTTAAACAAAAATTAGCCGCAATGAAAAAATCAGGTATAGAAATACCAGTTTCGGAATCTCCTAAAAAGAAAGAAAAAATACTTGTTTTTAATAAAGATCAAGAATCGGAACTGATTCAAGGATTAGAAAGAAATCAAAATAGTGCATTTGCAAAACATTTTAGTTACATTCAATTGCAAGATTTCTATTATAAATATAGAGAACTAAGCACAGAATATATAAATAAGTGTATCGAGTATTGTTTTCTTGATATTAGTAATTTGAATGAAATGCAAAAGGATTTTTTTCAGAAGGAAGTAGAAAGAATTAAACAATTCAGTAAATTCGAAGACGATGGGTTCGAGCAAAGAAAAATAGAGAGAATTCGAAAAGAAGGATTTATCGGAAATATCCCAGCTTTCAATCGCCTAGCAATTATATTCGAGAAGCAAGGAGATTTTGAAAAGGCAATTGAAATATGTGATTCCGCTATCGCTTACGGTCAAAGTGTAGAGAGTTTTAAAGATAAGAAAGAGAAACTCCTAAAAAAAGTAAATGCAAAGTCGTAG
- a CDS encoding ribbon-helix-helix protein, CopG family, which yields MATKDTSITIKLDEETKQKVEILAKNDESNVSVIVRKAIKSYVSGQSPINTRSAKKAS from the coding sequence ATGGCGACAAAAGATACTTCTATCACAATTAAACTTGATGAAGAAACCAAACAGAAAGTAGAAATATTAGCAAAGAACGATGAATCAAATGTGAGTGTTATCGTTAGGAAAGCTATTAAATCTTACGTATCTGGACAGTCGCCGATTAATACGAGATCGGCAAAAAAAGCTAGTTAG
- a CDS encoding ATP-dependent helicase: protein MSELPNDKIHFHDLDPAKIEAIQTTEGPVLIIAGPGSGKTRTLVERILYLVYKGVPSESIMVATFTEKAAKELITRVSNRLLEAGLKVNLNEMYIGTLHSIFLRILEENREYTRLKRNYRLLDDFDQKYFLFRNLNPYLKVEGSEVLLGKQTLSRWDKVESLVYYLAKVGEECLDLEKLANSNYPAMKLIAEFYKIYSAQLVEENALDFSTIQTETLLLLELNPPILQSLQEKIKYIMVDEYQDTNTIQEKILFLLASAHQNICVVGDDDQGLYRFRGATIRNILEFPKNFLPGKCKQVTLVTNFRSHPDIIHFYNHWMSLNEWSENGITFRYDKTIQPREEDFIDNPSVIKLGKSGTWEDYYEEVYQFISDLESKQVVTDRNQIAFLFRSVKNENIIGLANYLEAKDIQIFSPRSALFFQRKEIQLLLGAIIFIFPNLFEDLKWNETAKLEIWETYEEWKKVFAEELRREPEKNKALITWVQKRAKEHLRMEENTNYAFAALLYQLLEYQMFGEYLNVDLKANKVNLRSAYNIAILSKLFFKFEYIYNVTVFTKKNIQKTLQDFFNTYLRFILDGGLEEYEDFDEYAPSGCVSFMTIHQSKGLEFPIVFVGSLNSVPMKQYDEIEEILQNEFYLKPAFEPIEKIKFYDFWRLYYTAFSRPQNLLVLTAREVEGKGKSPSKYFESVYKNLVDWKDESFDSTKLTLEKVKPVNVKHQFSFTSHILLYENCPLQYKFYKELEFVEVRTGGVLAGSLLHQTIEDIHKAVLRKEEQTLTDTTITNWFNTNYFLLSKQQRSYLHQGQIASLLKQVLRYRDRNSHQWDRIKEAEVDVSLVKEDYILKGSIDLIKGENDTVELIDFKSGDKPDVNSTDPIEKRKLNQYRRQLEVYAHLVEERTGSKVNKIHLYYPKVEDGSPYITFPANKDNVQVTIDSFEEVVHKIESKDFDMKHILKSEKQCGDCDMRYHCNPRQYSK, encoded by the coding sequence ATGTCTGAACTACCGAATGATAAAATCCATTTCCATGATCTTGATCCTGCTAAGATAGAAGCAATCCAGACTACCGAAGGTCCAGTCTTGATTATCGCCGGACCTGGCTCTGGCAAGACAAGAACTCTTGTAGAGCGGATTTTATACTTAGTGTATAAAGGTGTTCCATCTGAATCTATCATGGTTGCTACTTTTACTGAAAAAGCGGCTAAGGAATTAATCACTAGAGTTTCAAATCGTCTTTTAGAGGCAGGACTCAAAGTAAATTTGAATGAAATGTATATTGGAACACTTCATTCGATATTCTTACGAATCTTAGAGGAAAACCGAGAGTATACGCGACTCAAAAGAAATTACCGGCTACTAGATGACTTCGATCAAAAATACTTTTTGTTTCGAAATCTAAATCCTTATTTAAAAGTAGAAGGCTCAGAAGTTTTATTGGGGAAGCAAACTCTTTCGAGATGGGATAAAGTGGAATCCTTGGTTTATTATTTAGCCAAAGTTGGAGAAGAATGTTTAGACTTAGAAAAACTGGCTAATTCGAATTATCCTGCAATGAAATTAATTGCTGAGTTTTATAAAATCTATTCAGCTCAATTAGTAGAAGAGAATGCACTTGATTTTTCTACCATTCAAACAGAAACACTTTTACTTTTAGAATTAAATCCCCCGATTTTACAAAGCTTGCAAGAAAAAATAAAATACATAATGGTAGATGAATACCAGGACACAAATACAATCCAAGAAAAGATTTTATTCTTACTCGCGAGTGCTCACCAAAATATCTGTGTAGTTGGAGATGACGACCAGGGCTTGTATCGTTTTCGGGGAGCTACGATTCGAAATATTTTAGAATTTCCAAAAAACTTTTTACCTGGAAAATGCAAACAGGTAACACTTGTCACAAACTTTCGCTCTCATCCTGACATCATTCATTTTTACAATCATTGGATGAGTTTAAATGAATGGTCAGAAAATGGAATAACGTTTCGTTATGATAAAACAATCCAACCGCGCGAAGAAGATTTTATAGATAACCCCTCCGTTATCAAACTTGGAAAGAGTGGGACTTGGGAAGATTATTATGAAGAAGTCTATCAATTCATTTCTGACTTAGAAAGTAAACAAGTAGTAACCGATAGAAACCAAATTGCATTTTTATTTAGATCCGTGAAAAATGAAAACATCATTGGACTCGCTAATTACTTAGAAGCAAAAGACATACAGATATTTTCCCCTCGGTCTGCTTTGTTTTTTCAGAGAAAAGAAATTCAGCTTTTACTTGGGGCAATCATCTTTATTTTTCCAAATCTATTTGAGGATTTAAAATGGAATGAAACTGCTAAGTTAGAAATTTGGGAAACCTATGAAGAATGGAAAAAAGTATTTGCAGAAGAGCTAAGACGAGAACCAGAAAAAAATAAAGCTTTAATAACTTGGGTGCAAAAAAGAGCGAAAGAACATCTTCGGATGGAAGAGAACACAAACTATGCATTTGCCGCTCTTCTCTATCAACTCTTAGAATATCAAATGTTTGGAGAATATTTGAACGTAGACTTAAAAGCCAATAAAGTAAATCTTCGCTCTGCCTATAATATTGCGATTCTTTCTAAATTGTTTTTTAAGTTTGAATACATTTATAATGTAACGGTATTTACCAAAAAGAATATCCAAAAGACCTTACAGGATTTTTTTAATACCTACTTACGTTTTATCCTAGATGGTGGACTTGAAGAGTATGAGGATTTTGACGAGTATGCGCCGTCGGGTTGTGTTTCGTTTATGACGATTCATCAATCCAAAGGACTTGAATTTCCGATTGTATTTGTAGGCTCTTTAAATTCTGTTCCGATGAAACAATACGATGAGATAGAAGAAATTTTACAAAATGAATTTTATCTAAAACCTGCATTCGAGCCAATTGAAAAAATAAAGTTCTACGATTTCTGGAGATTGTATTACACTGCTTTTTCTCGTCCCCAGAACTTACTCGTATTAACCGCAAGAGAAGTAGAAGGAAAGGGAAAAAGCCCATCGAAATACTTTGAGTCCGTTTACAAAAACTTAGTCGATTGGAAGGATGAAAGTTTTGATTCCACAAAACTTACTTTAGAAAAAGTAAAACCAGTCAACGTCAAACACCAATTTTCCTTTACTTCGCATATTTTATTATATGAGAATTGTCCTTTGCAGTATAAGTTTTACAAAGAGCTAGAATTTGTAGAAGTAAGAACGGGGGGCGTGTTAGCCGGTAGCCTCTTACACCAAACCATCGAAGACATTCACAAAGCAGTTTTACGAAAAGAAGAACAAACACTTACCGATACAACGATCACAAATTGGTTTAATACCAATTACTTCCTATTATCCAAACAACAAAGAAGCTATCTTCACCAAGGACAAATTGCCTCTCTCTTAAAACAAGTCCTCCGCTATCGAGATAGAAATAGCCACCAGTGGGATAGGATTAAGGAAGCAGAAGTAGATGTATCCTTAGTCAAAGAGGACTATATTCTAAAAGGCTCCATTGATCTTATCAAAGGTGAAAATGACACCGTTGAATTAATCGACTTCAAATCTGGCGACAAACCAGATGTAAACTCCACCGACCCAATCGAAAAACGCAAACTCAACCAATATCGAAGACAACTAGAAGTATATGCACACCTAGTCGAAGAGCGCACCGGCTCCAAAGTAAATAAAATTCATCTCTACTATCCCAAAGTAGAAGACGGTAGTCCTTATATCACATTTCCGGCTAATAAGGATAATGTGCAAGTTACCATAGACAGCTTCGAAGAAGTCGTTCATAAAATCGAATCGAAAGATTTTGATATGAAACATATTTTAAAATCAGAAAAACAATGCGGCGATTGCGATATGCGGTATCATTGTAATCCTAGGCAGTATAGTAAATAA